A window of Vigna radiata var. radiata cultivar VC1973A unplaced genomic scaffold, Vradiata_ver6 scaffold_194, whole genome shotgun sequence contains these coding sequences:
- the LOC106779353 gene encoding uncharacterized protein LOC106779353: MGNCLLGGMSDPEVVIKVTTSYGGIMEFYATITVSFITNEFPGHGIFLSHELFCKPISQFEELVAGQSYHLLPLNNQSEHPPATGYISGDNYATIRQGHVRSHSVPTTPYPHPYRMSLDYQHHQGMRFLNKTSIEPFSCSTSTSNSTSKCSIITSVGSKSNKFWKVKLVITPQKLMDILSQEARTKELIESVRIVAKCGVSAGGILPASAAASIVSDQWSLSGSGRSACDSSKIDALVVEI, encoded by the coding sequence ATGGGAAACTGTTTATTGGGAGGCATGTCAGATCCTGAAGTAGTGATCAAAGTCACAACATCTTATGGTGGCATCATGGAATTCTATGCTACAATTACTGTGAGTTTCATCACCAATGAGTTCCCAGGGCATGGAATATTCCTAAGTCATGAACTCTTTTGCAAACCAATTAGCCAATTTGAGGAGTTGGTGGCTGGACAATCATACCACCTTTTGCCACTCAACAACCAATCGGAACACCCTCCGGCCACCGGGTACATCAGCGGTGACAACTACGCCACCATTCGGCAAGGGCATGTTCGTTCTCATAGTGTTCCTACTACCCCATATCCTCATCCTTACAGAATGTCCTTGGACTACCAACACCACCAAGGAATGAGGTTTCTCAACAAAACCTCTATAGAACCTTTCTCTTGTAGCACTAGTACTAGTAATAGTACCAGTAAATGCAGCATTATTACTAGCGTTGGCAGTAAAAGTAACAAGTTTTGGAAAGTGAAGTTGGTGATAACTCCTCAGAAGTTGATGGATATTTTGTCACAAGAGGCTAGAACCAAGGAGTTGATAGAGAGTGTTAGGATTGTAGCCAAATGTGGGGTTTCTGCAGGTGGCATTTTACCTGCATCTGCTGCAGCAAGCATAGTGTCTGATCAGTGGAGCCTCTCCGGTAGTGGTAGGAGTGCTTGTGATTCCTCTAAGATTGATGCATTGGTGGTTGAGATTTAG
- the LOC106779340 gene encoding glyoxylate/hydroxypyruvate reductase HPR3-like has protein sequence MTEEANHSSSDMKGLPKVLVLGPPFIFSSLEPLYSHKFHFLKSHLSDLSLQHYLQLHHPPSITAILCGTGYSVTAEVLRLLPSLRVLVTTSAGTNHIDLRECRRRGIQVAGAGGMFSDDVADMAVALLIDGMRKISAADRWLRTQNRHNAPWHLFPLGSKLSGKQVGIIGLGSIGMEVAKRLESFGCIISYNSKHKKTAVSYPFYSSVVELATTCDVLVLCCELNEQTKHIINREVILALGKGGFIVNIGRGGLIDEKELVKCLMEGEIGGAGLDVFENEPRVPRELFEMNNVVLSPHAAAITAESFMNMCEIAGGNLEAFFSNKPLITPVMLPE, from the exons ATGACAGAAGAAGCAAACCATAGCAGCAGTgacatgaaaggtcttcccaaagTGCTGGTTTTGGGTCCTCCTTTTATCTTCTCATCACTTGAACCTCTTTACTCTCACAAATTCCATTTTCTCAAATCTCACCTCTCAGATCTCTCGCTTCAACACTACCTTCAACTCCACCACCCTCCCTCTATTACCGCTATTCTCTGTGGCACCGGCTACTCCGTAACCGCTGAAGTCCTCCGCCTCCTCCCATCGCTCCGCGTCCTCGTCACCACCAGCGCCGGAACAAATCACATCGACCTCCGTGAGTGTCGCCGCCGCGGAATCCAGGTTGCCGGTGCTGGAGGTATGTTCTCGGATGATGTGGCAGATATGGCCGTGGCTCTGCTCATTGACGGAATGAGGAAAATCTCAGCGGCAGATCGGTGGTTAAGGACGCAGAATCGCCACAATGCCCCCTGGCATTTATTCCCATTAGGGTCAAAG TTATCAGGGAAGCAAGTTGGGATTATTGGATTGGGAAGCATTGGCATGGAAGTGGCGAAAAGGCTCGAATCTTTTGGTTGCATAATCTCATACAACTCTAAGCATAAAAAAACTGCAGTGTCATATCCTTTCTATTCCAGTGTTGTTGAGCTTGCAACTACTTGCGACGTTCTTGTGCTCTGTTGTGAACTAAATGAGCAAACAAAACACATAATTAACAGGGAAGTCATTCTGGCGTTAGGAAAAGGAGGATTTATTGTGAATATTGGAAGAGGGGGTCTTATTGATGAAAAGGAATTGGTAAAGTGTTTGATGGAAGGTGAAATTGGAGGTGCTGGTTTGGATGTGTTTGAGAACGAACCTCGTGTTCCTCGAGAGCTCTTTGAAATGAATAATGTGGTTTTGTCTCCACATGCTGCTGCTATTACTGCGGAATCATTCATGAATATGTGTGAAATTGCCGGAGGGAATTTAGAAGCCTTTTTCTCAAATAAGCCCCTAATCACTCCAGTTATGTTGCCTGAATAA